From one Streptomyces sp. Q6 genomic stretch:
- a CDS encoding AAA family ATPase — MLSNEVITADSAETTLWDAIVVPEGIKERLRNQTVLSLLVRPDLPFAVTALHGLCTLYGPPGTGKTTLARGLPAQVARYVGGGAVRRIEINPHGLMSAEHGQSQQRVSELLGEYVPGLASDGVPTVVILDEVESMAVARSAASLAANPADVHRATDAVLTALDLNAAEHPHLFFVATSNFTTALDEAFLSRSDAAILVPLPEPEALRKILASTLLMLADKYPALGELARSSVVDRIAEAAHGLDGRRTRKVVFEALAQRLDTVLDPGSLTEGDLAAAVHNAVAETGQPEVSRAAR; from the coding sequence GTGCTGTCCAACGAGGTGATCACCGCCGACTCGGCGGAGACCACCTTGTGGGACGCCATCGTGGTGCCGGAGGGGATCAAGGAGCGGTTGCGCAACCAAACCGTGTTGTCGCTGCTTGTGCGGCCTGACCTGCCGTTTGCGGTGACGGCGCTGCACGGCCTGTGCACGCTCTACGGTCCTCCTGGTACCGGCAAGACGACCCTGGCGCGGGGTCTGCCGGCGCAGGTCGCCCGCTACGTCGGTGGAGGCGCGGTTCGACGGATCGAGATCAACCCGCACGGGCTAATGAGCGCCGAGCACGGGCAGTCGCAGCAGCGGGTCAGCGAGCTGCTCGGCGAGTACGTTCCGGGCCTCGCGTCGGATGGCGTGCCGACCGTGGTGATTCTCGACGAGGTCGAGTCGATGGCTGTGGCCCGCTCGGCGGCGTCGCTGGCCGCCAACCCGGCCGACGTCCACCGCGCCACGGACGCGGTGCTCACTGCCTTGGATCTCAACGCCGCCGAGCACCCGCACCTGTTCTTCGTCGCGACCAGCAACTTCACCACCGCTCTGGACGAGGCGTTCCTCTCCCGCTCCGACGCCGCCATCCTCGTCCCGCTTCCCGAGCCGGAGGCACTGCGGAAGATCCTGGCCTCCACGCTGCTGATGCTGGCCGACAAGTACCCCGCCTTGGGCGAGCTTGCGCGCTCCTCGGTGGTGGACCGCATCGCCGAGGCGGCTCACGGACTGGACGGCCGCCGTACGCGCAAGGTGGTCTTCGAAGCCCTGGCTCAGCGGCTGGACACGGTGCTGGACCCCGGCAGCCTGACCGAAGGCGACCTGGCCGCCGCGGTGCACAACGCCGTCGCGGAAACGGGCCAGCCGGAGGTGTCCCGTGCGGCGCGCTAG
- a CDS encoding CBASS oligonucleotide cyclase: protein MGYIDDAFTKLKHNLEITQTEQNLAKARHEAIRDFVRSHWDLADDFLTGSYRRDTKTKKLKDIDIFVVLDANGSQADFRDQAPIQVINALETLLRQKWSAAARDGMAVVIPYGPDDEVMSIDVVPAFKRGEGGYYIPNPSAGDWIATNPKRHHELSIAKNADCDGKYVPFVKMVKGINRELGEPVSPSFLLEVMAQSLVKPPIGRYQDEIVLFLATAAERIGDEWPDPAGLGGDVNAVMNATQRLAAANALTQARAIAERAVDLEDEGQERAAYDEWKKLFGNRMTRP, encoded by the coding sequence ATGGGATACATCGACGACGCCTTCACCAAGCTCAAGCACAACCTGGAGATCACCCAGACCGAGCAGAACCTGGCGAAGGCACGGCACGAGGCCATCCGCGATTTCGTCCGGTCGCACTGGGACCTCGCCGACGATTTCCTCACCGGCAGCTACCGGCGCGACACCAAGACGAAGAAGCTCAAGGACATCGATATCTTCGTGGTCCTCGACGCCAACGGCTCCCAGGCCGACTTCCGCGATCAGGCGCCCATCCAAGTGATCAACGCCCTGGAGACCCTGCTCCGTCAGAAGTGGAGCGCTGCCGCCCGCGACGGCATGGCCGTCGTCATCCCCTACGGCCCCGACGACGAGGTCATGTCGATCGACGTGGTCCCCGCCTTCAAGCGAGGCGAGGGCGGCTACTACATCCCCAATCCCTCGGCAGGCGACTGGATCGCGACCAACCCCAAGCGCCACCACGAGCTGAGCATCGCCAAGAACGCCGACTGCGACGGCAAGTACGTGCCCTTCGTCAAGATGGTCAAGGGCATCAACCGCGAACTCGGTGAGCCCGTGTCGCCCTCCTTCCTGCTGGAGGTCATGGCCCAGTCGCTGGTGAAACCGCCGATAGGGCGCTACCAGGACGAGATCGTGCTGTTCTTGGCCACCGCCGCCGAACGCATCGGCGACGAGTGGCCTGACCCCGCTGGCCTGGGCGGTGACGTCAACGCCGTCATGAACGCGACTCAGAGGCTCGCCGCGGCCAACGCACTCACCCAGGCCCGCGCCATCGCGGAGCGGGCGGTCGACCTGGAGGACGAGGGCCAGGAGCGCGCTGCCTACGACGAGTGGAAGAAGCTGTTCGGGAACAGGATGACCAGGCCATGA
- a CDS encoding S-4TM family putative pore-forming effector — MNLSTDPGGVHGIPPRAIHERQFDDDMLLIQRAASASHQRGQLLEAVRVTAAVLLAAAGVLITLSGHGRTVVSIVGFFWFVVSAFLLKGLAGSTARQGALLQEMFDVALFHLPWRATVAGDPIPEPDVRRLARKLPRGGPKDKRITDGWYDPTHDVHHPYDVFIAQEQNLAWDARLRRRYSYVIAAVALLWAAIGFLAGLVVADATLGDTLLSFFVPSLAVYQIAYEIWSGQRKVADERDRLTKVVNTELHSGRPGPVPDDEWRRLRSVARDVQDGVLRTRLDTTRVPEWFYKRFRDDDERDFGDTAEGHRVRLAQNTPPSA; from the coding sequence ATGAACCTCTCCACAGACCCCGGGGGCGTTCACGGGATACCGCCTCGGGCTATCCACGAGCGGCAGTTCGACGACGACATGTTGCTTATCCAGCGCGCCGCGTCGGCAAGCCACCAACGCGGCCAGCTCCTCGAAGCTGTGCGCGTCACCGCCGCCGTTCTGCTCGCCGCCGCCGGTGTCCTGATCACACTGTCCGGCCACGGCCGGACAGTCGTCTCGATCGTCGGGTTCTTCTGGTTCGTCGTCTCCGCGTTCCTGCTTAAGGGCCTCGCCGGGAGCACCGCCCGCCAGGGCGCCCTGCTCCAAGAGATGTTCGACGTCGCCCTGTTCCACTTGCCGTGGCGCGCCACCGTTGCAGGCGACCCCATCCCCGAACCCGACGTCCGCCGTCTCGCGCGCAAGCTCCCCCGAGGCGGCCCGAAGGACAAGCGCATCACTGACGGTTGGTACGACCCCACCCACGACGTCCACCACCCCTACGACGTGTTCATTGCTCAGGAACAGAACCTCGCCTGGGACGCTCGTCTTCGCCGTCGCTATAGCTACGTCATCGCTGCCGTTGCGTTGCTGTGGGCCGCCATCGGCTTTCTCGCCGGCTTGGTGGTCGCGGACGCCACTCTGGGCGACACTCTCCTCAGCTTCTTCGTCCCATCCCTGGCGGTCTACCAGATCGCTTACGAAATCTGGTCCGGCCAACGCAAAGTGGCTGACGAACGCGACCGACTCACCAAGGTCGTCAACACCGAGCTACACAGCGGACGCCCAGGCCCCGTCCCTGACGACGAATGGCGCCGCCTTCGAAGCGTTGCACGGGACGTGCAGGACGGCGTACTCCGCACCCGCCTGGACACCACCCGAGTACCCGAGTGGTTCTACAAGCGTTTCCGCGACGACGACGAACGCGACTTCGGCGACACTGCAGAAGGCCACCGCGTCCGCCTCGCGCAAAACACACCCCCATCCGCGTAG
- a CDS encoding MFS transporter has product MRDPSPKTEEAVGPQRWRWLILAVMIIAELMDLLDASIVNVAGPDLEKSLGAGSVGLQWVIGGYALTLGAGLVLGGRLGDRYGRRRMFLIGLTAFTASSLLCAIAPNIESLIAFRLVQGMAGAMLLPQGLGLLRENFSGPELTKVFAIFGPVLGLGGIIGPVLGGFLIEGDFFGLGWRSVFLVNLPIGLAALVIAAKFVPRKPGDRTVRVDMNGAALVVLSCALLVLPLNQGQEDGWPLWTWLCMAGAAIGFGLFAVQQRRTAAAGRDPLVTPGLLRKPAFTVGLGGIALFFGGLIGTQLVLTLFLQIGQHFTAGEAGLGNLPLAVGTAIGGAVSGAFLADRIGRRVLQIGPLIQLAGAVLLWCELDGLDAASFSIWDIAPGVTVAGIGAGMVIAALFGFILAAVDDDEIGSASGVLSAVQAVGGSIGVAIFGSVFFARAETGDFTGGFRRALIVQACLLLAFLAITFLLPERARPEDEQHGLAAEGPADTRHVAV; this is encoded by the coding sequence ATGCGTGACCCGTCCCCCAAGACCGAAGAGGCCGTCGGACCCCAGCGATGGCGGTGGCTGATCCTGGCCGTGATGATCATCGCGGAGCTCATGGACCTCCTGGACGCGTCGATCGTCAACGTCGCCGGACCGGACCTGGAGAAGTCGCTCGGCGCCGGCTCCGTCGGTCTCCAGTGGGTGATCGGCGGCTACGCCCTCACGCTGGGAGCCGGACTCGTGCTCGGCGGGCGGCTCGGCGACCGCTACGGGCGCCGCCGCATGTTCCTGATCGGCCTGACCGCCTTCACCGCCAGTTCCCTGCTCTGCGCGATCGCTCCGAACATCGAGTCGCTGATCGCCTTCCGGCTGGTGCAGGGCATGGCCGGGGCGATGCTGCTGCCCCAGGGGCTCGGCCTGCTGCGGGAGAACTTCTCCGGGCCCGAACTCACCAAGGTCTTCGCGATCTTCGGCCCGGTCCTCGGCCTGGGCGGCATCATCGGCCCGGTCCTCGGCGGCTTCCTCATCGAGGGTGACTTCTTCGGCCTGGGCTGGCGCTCCGTCTTCCTGGTCAACCTGCCCATCGGCCTCGCCGCCCTGGTCATCGCCGCGAAGTTCGTCCCGCGGAAGCCGGGCGACCGCACGGTACGCGTCGACATGAACGGCGCTGCCCTGGTCGTGCTCTCCTGCGCCCTGCTGGTCCTGCCCCTCAATCAGGGGCAGGAGGACGGCTGGCCGCTGTGGACGTGGCTGTGCATGGCCGGCGCCGCGATCGGATTCGGTCTGTTCGCCGTGCAGCAGCGCCGTACCGCCGCCGCGGGCCGGGACCCTCTGGTCACCCCCGGCCTGCTGCGCAAACCCGCCTTCACCGTCGGACTCGGCGGCATCGCCCTGTTCTTCGGCGGCCTGATCGGCACACAGCTCGTCCTCACCCTCTTCCTCCAGATCGGTCAGCACTTCACCGCCGGTGAGGCGGGACTCGGCAACCTGCCGCTCGCCGTCGGCACCGCGATCGGTGGAGCCGTCAGCGGCGCGTTCCTCGCCGACCGGATCGGCCGCCGGGTGCTCCAGATCGGTCCGCTGATCCAGCTGGCCGGAGCGGTCCTGTTGTGGTGCGAACTGGACGGTCTCGACGCCGCCTCGTTCTCGATCTGGGACATCGCCCCCGGCGTCACGGTGGCGGGCATCGGGGCCGGCATGGTGATCGCCGCCCTGTTCGGCTTCATCCTCGCCGCCGTCGACGACGACGAGATCGGCTCCGCCTCCGGAGTGCTGTCGGCCGTGCAGGCGGTCGGCGGATCCATCGGCGTCGCGATCTTCGGATCGGTGTTCTTCGCCCGCGCCGAGACCGGTGACTTCACCGGCGGCTTCCGCCGCGCGCTGATCGTCCAGGCCTGTCTTCTGCTGGCGTTCCTCGCGATCACCTTCCTGCTGCCCGAGCGGGCGCGCCCCGAGGACGAGCAGCACGGCCTCGCCGCCGAGGGCCCCGCCGACACCCGGCACGTCGCCGTGTGA
- a CDS encoding MarR family winged helix-turn-helix transcriptional regulator, translating into MDEAMHDGVAAQRERLMEGLRIYGGHYAELGRRFATWLGLHSTDATAVLEIAAAEERGTLLSPARLSERISLSTGATTALLNRLEAAGHITRTREHPDRRIVSLRSGAHIQERADEFFGPLAHRLDAAMAQYPPDLLARFESFVADLNSTMDAHLAEPLTTTPDSPGGVAQN; encoded by the coding sequence ATGGACGAAGCGATGCACGACGGCGTCGCGGCGCAGCGCGAGCGGCTGATGGAAGGGCTGAGGATCTACGGCGGCCACTACGCCGAGCTCGGTCGGCGCTTCGCCACCTGGCTGGGCCTGCACTCCACCGACGCGACCGCGGTACTGGAGATCGCCGCAGCGGAAGAGCGCGGCACCCTGCTGTCACCGGCACGGCTGAGCGAGCGCATCTCCCTCTCGACGGGCGCCACGACCGCCCTCCTGAACCGCCTCGAAGCGGCGGGCCACATCACCCGTACCCGCGAGCACCCGGACCGGCGCATCGTGTCCCTGCGCAGCGGCGCGCACATCCAGGAACGGGCGGACGAGTTCTTCGGCCCGCTCGCCCACCGCCTCGACGCGGCGATGGCGCAGTACCCGCCGGACCTCCTGGCCCGGTTCGAGTCGTTCGTGGCCGATCTGAACTCCACGATGGACGCCCACCTCGCGGAGCCGCTCACGACGACCCCGGACTCCCCCGGCGGCGTCGCGCAGAACTGA
- a CDS encoding TetR/AcrR family transcriptional regulator, giving the protein MTSRTPTPRSRRDRPAKAALTYEGIVATAVRLMESEGLQRVTMRRLAQELDTGPASLYVYVANTAELHAAILEELLGAVDLSPVRGQGDWRDRLAAVLTSYTGVLFTHPSLAHSALVARPSGRNYLALVEAVLALLHEGGVPDAQAAWGVDVLLQVATATAAEQSARGSGAPEGDHDALVAALRGVGAEHHPRIAAIGDDLFSGSPEGRLAWIFRAVINGTAATPRT; this is encoded by the coding sequence ATGACCTCGCGAACCCCCACCCCCCGCAGCCGCCGCGACCGTCCGGCCAAGGCCGCGCTCACCTACGAGGGGATCGTGGCCACGGCCGTACGGCTCATGGAGTCGGAAGGGCTGCAACGCGTAACAATGCGGCGGCTGGCCCAGGAGCTCGACACCGGTCCCGCCTCGCTCTACGTGTACGTGGCGAACACGGCCGAGCTGCACGCCGCGATCCTCGAAGAGCTGCTCGGAGCGGTCGACCTGAGCCCCGTCCGGGGCCAGGGCGACTGGCGCGACCGGCTGGCGGCGGTGCTCACCTCGTACACCGGCGTGCTCTTCACGCACCCGAGCCTCGCCCACTCCGCGCTGGTGGCCCGCCCCTCGGGGCGGAACTACCTGGCGCTGGTCGAGGCCGTGCTCGCCCTGCTGCACGAGGGCGGTGTGCCCGACGCGCAGGCGGCCTGGGGCGTCGACGTGCTGTTGCAGGTGGCCACGGCCACCGCCGCGGAGCAGTCGGCCCGTGGCAGCGGCGCGCCCGAAGGGGATCACGACGCGCTCGTGGCCGCGCTGCGCGGGGTCGGCGCCGAGCACCATCCGCGGATCGCGGCGATCGGCGACGACCTCTTCTCCGGAAGCCCCGAAGGGCGGCTCGCCTGGATCTTCCGCGCTGTCATCAACGGCACCGCAGCCACACCGAGGACCTGA
- a CDS encoding NAD(P)/FAD-dependent oxidoreductase, with protein MNSHHPITVVGAGLGGLTLARVLHVHGIDAVVLDLDASADARAQGGMLDIHEESGQAALHAAQLYDAFRAKVHPGGEAMRVLDRHARVLREEADDGAGDRPEIDRGDLRDLLLGSLPDGTVRWGTKVTAARPLGDGRHEVTLADGSVFTTGLLIGADGAWSRIRPLLSSALPAYTGISFVELDLHDVANRHPRAAKLIGGGMFFALGERKGFLAHLETDGSVHVYTALELPEDGLAAIDFTDTDGAKAALLEHFTGWAPQLRALVTDADGPLVPRLIHALPVGHRWERVPGVTLLGDAAHLMSPFAGEGANLAMADGADLGRCLAEHPDDVEAALAAYEAVMFPRAEEKARESFEGLDMIFDDRAPQPLLDMFAAGDARPDA; from the coding sequence ATGAACTCCCACCACCCCATCACCGTCGTCGGCGCCGGCCTCGGCGGGCTGACGCTCGCCCGCGTCCTGCACGTCCACGGGATCGACGCCGTGGTCCTCGACCTCGACGCCTCCGCGGACGCCCGCGCGCAGGGCGGCATGCTCGACATCCATGAGGAGAGCGGCCAGGCCGCTCTGCACGCCGCGCAGCTCTACGACGCGTTCCGCGCCAAGGTGCACCCCGGCGGCGAGGCCATGCGCGTACTCGACCGGCACGCGCGCGTGCTGCGCGAGGAGGCCGACGACGGGGCGGGCGACCGGCCCGAGATCGACCGGGGCGACCTGCGCGACCTGCTCCTCGGGTCGCTCCCCGACGGCACCGTGCGCTGGGGCACCAAGGTCACCGCCGCCCGCCCGCTGGGCGACGGGCGCCACGAGGTGACGCTCGCCGACGGCTCCGTCTTCACGACCGGGCTGCTGATCGGGGCCGACGGCGCCTGGTCGCGGATCCGTCCGCTGCTCTCGTCCGCCCTGCCCGCGTACACGGGGATCTCCTTCGTCGAGCTCGACCTCCATGACGTGGCGAACCGGCATCCGCGGGCCGCGAAGCTGATCGGCGGCGGCATGTTCTTCGCCCTCGGGGAGCGCAAGGGATTCCTCGCGCACCTGGAGACCGACGGCAGCGTGCACGTGTACACCGCTCTGGAGCTGCCCGAGGACGGGCTCGCGGCCATCGACTTCACCGACACCGACGGGGCGAAGGCCGCGCTCCTGGAGCACTTCACGGGCTGGGCGCCGCAGTTGCGCGCGCTCGTCACCGACGCGGACGGCCCGCTGGTGCCGCGGCTGATCCACGCGCTGCCCGTCGGACACCGCTGGGAGCGCGTGCCCGGGGTGACCCTGCTGGGCGACGCGGCGCACCTCATGTCGCCGTTCGCCGGCGAGGGCGCCAATCTCGCCATGGCCGACGGCGCGGACCTCGGGCGCTGCCTCGCCGAGCACCCGGACGACGTCGAGGCGGCGCTGGCGGCCTACGAGGCGGTCATGTTCCCGCGCGCCGAGGAGAAGGCACGGGAGTCCTTCGAGGGCCTCGACATGATCTTCGACGACCGGGCGCCGCAGCCGCTGCTCGACATGTTCGCCGCGGGCGACGCCCGGCCGGACGCCTGA
- a CDS encoding aldo/keto reductase, producing the protein MTDLPTRRLGALTVSAQGLGCMGMSHAYGTSDDEQSIGTLHRALDLGVTLLDTSDFYGAGHNEELIGRALAAPGRREQAVVATKFGFANRLGEPVRIRGDAAYVRRACEASLRRLGVDHIDLYYVHRVDRSVPVEETVGALAELVAEGKVRHLGLSEAGPETLRRAHAVHPIAALQSEYSLWTRDLEADVLPVCRELGIGLVPFSPLGRGFLTGRYTSAQALEDGDMRRSQPRFADGNLERNLAIVARLEELAARKGVTAGQLALAWVHHQGDDVVPIPGTRRRKYLEENVAAAALELSADDLAAIGAAADEVAGARYDEGSMKFVNG; encoded by the coding sequence ATGACGGACCTTCCCACCCGCCGCCTCGGCGCGCTCACCGTCTCCGCACAGGGCCTCGGCTGCATGGGCATGAGCCACGCGTACGGCACGTCCGACGACGAGCAGTCGATCGGCACCCTGCACCGGGCCCTGGACCTGGGCGTCACGCTCCTCGACACGTCCGACTTCTACGGTGCCGGGCACAACGAGGAGCTGATCGGGCGCGCCCTCGCCGCTCCCGGCCGGCGCGAACAGGCCGTCGTGGCGACGAAGTTCGGCTTCGCCAACCGGCTCGGCGAACCGGTGCGGATCCGTGGCGACGCGGCGTACGTGCGCCGGGCCTGCGAGGCGTCGCTGCGCCGGCTCGGCGTGGACCACATCGACCTGTACTACGTGCATCGCGTCGACCGGAGCGTTCCGGTCGAGGAGACCGTGGGCGCGCTGGCCGAGCTGGTCGCGGAGGGCAAGGTCCGCCACCTGGGCCTGTCGGAGGCCGGTCCCGAGACGCTGCGCAGGGCGCACGCCGTGCATCCGATCGCCGCGTTGCAGAGCGAGTACTCGCTGTGGACGCGTGATCTGGAGGCCGACGTGCTGCCGGTCTGCCGGGAGCTGGGTATCGGGCTCGTGCCGTTCTCGCCGCTCGGCCGGGGCTTCCTCACCGGCCGGTACACGTCGGCGCAGGCCCTGGAGGACGGTGACATGCGGCGGAGCCAGCCGCGCTTCGCCGACGGGAACCTGGAGCGCAACCTGGCCATCGTCGCCCGCCTGGAGGAGCTCGCGGCCCGCAAGGGCGTCACGGCCGGGCAGTTGGCGCTCGCCTGGGTGCACCACCAGGGCGACGACGTGGTCCCGATCCCCGGCACGCGCCGCCGGAAGTACCTGGAGGAGAACGTCGCGGCGGCCGCGCTGGAGCTGTCGGCGGACGACCTCGCCGCGATCGGCGCGGCCGCGGACGAGGTGGCGGGTGCGCGCTACGACGAGGGCAGCATGAAGTTCGTGAACGGTTAG